The Deinococcus reticulitermitis sequence ACCGAAGGGCGACTGCGCGCGCGGCTGCTTGCCCGCCTGGAGGCCCAGGGCACCCCGCCTCTCACGGTGGAGGAACAGGAATGGGTGGCCTTCCCGATGAATGCCGCCGCGCCCGTGCCGGGGCCAGTTCTTGCCTTCGGGGCGGCGGCGGGTGGGGTGCACCCCATCAGCGGCTTTCAACTCGTGGGGGCGCTGCGGGCGGCGCCGGGGGTGGCGCGGGCGGTGGCCGGGGCGTTGGCGGGGGGGCGGTCGGCGGGCGGCGAGGACGCGGCCGGGGCAGGATGGGCGGCGCTGTGGCCCCCGGGGAGCCGCGCGGCGCGTGAGGTTCACCTGCTCGGGGTGGAGGCGCTGCTGACGCTGCCGGCACACGAGCTGCCCGAGTTTTTCCGGGTGTTTTTCGAGCTGCCGCGTGAGCACTGGACCGCCTTCCTCGATCCCCGCACCGACGCGCGGACCCTCGCGCGAACCATGCTCAGGATGTTCGCCCACGCCCCGAACGGCGTGCGCGTGCCGCTGGTCCGGGCGGCGCTGGCGACCCCGCGAAGCAGCGGGCGGGCGCTGCTCGGCGCGGCCCGCTGATCCCCACAGGGCCCCCATTGCTCAAGGTTCCCTGCGGAGCGCTCCCACCCAGGCCCCCCGGCCCGCGCGCGATGCTGCCTCCATGACAGACGTGGAAGGCAACATCGGCAACACCGATCAGCAGGAAGTGATTGAGGAAGGCATGCAGGGCGCCACCGGCAACGTGGACGCCAATGGCCTGGATCAGGGGATGACCCAACAGGACAAAGAGGAGAAGCTCGAGGAACTGAACGACAACCTCGGCAACCTCGGGCGCTCCTGAGGGCTCTGGCCTGTGCTGGCCCCGGTTCGCGTGGAGCTGGGGTTTTTTGTTAGAGCCATCTGTCCAGATGAAGCCGTGAGGGGCATTCTCGCTCTCACGGCTCCATTTTCCCCAATGCTCGGTTAGACTCGCTTACTCGGCCAACGAACGCGGGACACCCCCGCATTCTTGCGGCCCATGCCCCGGCCGCGAGAGGAGCGCCAGGCTTTCCCCTGGTCCCCTCTGCGCGTCCTCACGCCCATTTATTCGCCCGGCAACTCGGGTTTGGTGCCCCGGAAGGCGTCGGCTTTGCCGGGCGGCTGGAGCTTCACCCGCTGGCCGCTGCGGGCGCTCTCGTAGATCGCGTCCATGACGATGTGGTCGGCGACCCCCTCCTCACCGGGAGTCCAGGGGGTCTGACCGCGCCGGACGCACTGGGCGAAGTGGTCGAACTCCAGCCCGAACTGGTCGTAGCTCGGAAAACTCGGTGTGAGCTCGCCTTTCTCGTCGGTGAGGGTGAGCTTGAGGCCCTGGTAGGGAAAGGCCGGGTCCATCAGCACGCTGCCCTTTTCCCCGAGGACGCGCAGGGTGGTGGTCTTGACGGCGCCGTAGCTCGTGAGGATGTTGGCAATCACGCCGCCCGGAAACCCGAGCATGGCGCTCACCGACTCCTCGACCTCACGGAAGCGCGGATCATCCTGCGGCTGGTGCAGCGCGGCAAAGACCCACTCCGGCTCCTGCCCGAGCACGAAACGGACGATGTTGACCGAGTAGATGCCCACGTCGGGCAGGGGACCGCCGCCCGCAAGGTCCTTTTTCAGCCGCCACGCTTCGGGATCGTCCTCGACCTGGGCGTGAATCGAGTCGAGCAGCTTCACTTTGCCGAGCTGGCCGCTTTGGACCGCGTCACGCGCCGCCCAGTGTTCGGGGGTGTACTGGCAGCGGTAGGCGGTCATGAGGAGTACGCCCGCTTCCCGGCAGGCGTCCACCATCGCCTGCGCGTCCTGGGCGTTCATGCCGAGCGGCTTCTCGCACAGGACGTGTTTGCCCATGCGGGCGGCCCGCTCGACGTACTCGCGGTGCATGGAGTTGGGCAGAACGATGTAAACGGCCTCCACGTCGTCGCGCTCGGCGAGCCGGTCGAAGTCGCCATAGGTGTACACGTCCTCCCCGGTCAGATCGAAGGCCCGCGCGAAGGCCTCGCCCTTGTCCTCCTCGCTGGTCACGAGCGCGGCGACGTAGGCGTGCTCGCTCGTGCGCGCCGCCGGAATCAGTTCTTCCGCCGTGAGCTTGCCGATCCCGACGATGGCGTAGCCGACGCGCTTGGACTCGGGTTCGGGGTGCTCGATATCTGGTTTGAGGGGCATAGGTCACGCTACCTTTCGCGGCCCCGCCTGCACATCAGAAGACGCCTTAGCTGGCCTTCAGACGGCGGCAGGTCAGGCACCCGTAGAACGTTTGGCTGAGGTGGGCCGGGCCGCCTTTCGGGCACACTGCCTCCATGCCCGACGCCCCCATGCCCGACCTCACCCTGCGGGAACGCCGCGACGACGACCTCCCGACCCTGTGGCGCTGGACCCACGCCGAGCCTGCTCCCGAGTGGCAGCGCTGGGACGCGCCGTATTTCCACGCGCAGAGCGCGCGCGCTCCCCTCACGCTGGAGGAGTTCGTCGCCCGCGCCAGGCTGCCGCACCCGGACAGCCGCATCATTGCGCTGAGCGGCGAGTGCATCGGGCAGGTCACGCGCTGGGAGGAAGCCCCGGCGGGCGGCGGCTGGTGGGAACTCGGCCTGCTGATCTACGACCCGCAGGACTGGGGCGGCGGGCTGGGCGTCGAGGCGCTGCGGCAGTGGACGACCTTGACCTTCGCCGAGACGGACGCGCACGTCCTCACCCTGACGACCTGGAGCGGCAACGAGCGGATGGTGCGCGCGGCGCAGCGGGTGGGCTACCGCGAGTGCGCCCGCGTGCCGGAGGCGCGGCTGTGGCAGGGGAGGCGCTGGGACAGCGTGCGGCTGGCGACGCTGCGCCGTGAATGGGGGGCCGTGAATGAGCGGGCCGCGAGTGGCAAGATCGGGGGTAAGATGCCGCCCGCTTTTCCCCCTGAATTCCACACTGGCCTCCACATCCGCCCGGCGCAGACCTTCGACGCCGCTTTCGCCGCGCCGCTGATTCAGGCCGCCATCGGTCCGGTGGGCTGGGCGCTGACCGGCACGCGGAGCGACGAGGACGCCGCGCACGTGATCGCCGAGTTCTTTCCATTGCGCGGCCAGCGCCTGAGCTTCCTGCATACCCTGATCGCCGAACTCGGCGGTCAACCTGTGGGGCTCGCGGTAGTCTACCCCGGCGAGTTCGCGCACGCGCTCGACGAGCCGTTTCGCGCGCACCGCCGCAGCCTCGGCCTCAGTCCCGAGGTGGAAAGCGAGGCGCAGGCGGGCGAGCTGTACCTCGACACGCTCGCGGTCACGCCCGCCGCGCGCGGTCAGGGCGTCGGCGCGGCGCTGCTGGAGCGCGCGGCGGCGCGGGCGCGGGACCTCGGGCTGCCGCTCACGCTGCTGGTGGAGGAAGGCCACCCGGCGCGGCGGCTCTACGAGCGCTCGGGGTTCGTGCCGGCGGGGACGCGGGAGATCGCGGGGCAGCGCTATACCCGGATGGAGCGCCGCGAGTAAGGCGCCTATACTCCGCGCCGTGCCGGACCTCTCCACCCTGCCCCTCGCGCAGCGTTCCCTGGTGCTGCGCGACCGCCGCTCCGCCGACCTGCCAACCCTGACGCGCTGGCTGACCGACGAGGCGGCCGAGTGGCGGGCCTGGGACGCGCCCTACACCCCTGCCCGGCAGACGAGCGACACCATGCGGCGCTACGTCGCGTACCTGGAAGGCAGCCTCCCTGACGCCGACGAGCAGGTCATCGAGGTGGGCGGCGTGGTCGTCGGCATGGTCAACCGCTCGGAGGAGGAACCGGCGGGCGGCGGCTGGTGGGACCTCGGCATCCTGATCTACGACCCGGCCTACTGGGGCGGCGGCGTGGGCACGCGCGCGCTCGCGCTGTGGGTGCAGGACACCTTCGACTGGACGAACGCCCACACCTTGACCGTCACCACCTGGGGCGGCAACGCGCGCATGATCCGCGCAGCGCAGAAACTCGGCTTTCAGGAGTGCGCCCGGGTGCGTGAGGCGCGGGTGGTCGGGGGAGAGCGCCACGACTCGGTGCGGCTCGACCTGCTGCGGCGCGAGTGGCTGAGCCGTGAGGAGAGGGGGCCGTGAGGAGAGGGACCGGACGGGCTAGACTGCTTCCCCATGGCCCCTGAGCGCGTTTCCTGCCCGCCGCTCTCCTCTGCCCGGCAGCGGAGGGAAAGGGACAGACGATGGTAAGCGCAAGGGGCGAGCGCCTCAGGCCCGACAAGCGGGTGAGGCCGGTCAACCCGCCCGGCTACCTCGCCACCCAGGACCTCAAGGACCGGGGCTGGACGCCGCGCCTGATCGCCCGCTTCCTCGGCGAGCACGACCTGACGCGCGAGAACGGGCTGCGGATGGGCCGGCGCCGGCTGCCGCCCGTCAAGCTCTATCTGGAAACGCGGGTGGACGAGGCCGAGCGCGAGGATACCTTCCTCGCCGCGCAGGCCCGCGCCGCCGATGCCCGCGAACGCGCCGCGCGAAGCCGTGAGCGCCGGGCTGTGGCGCGCGCCGCCCGGCTCCGCGCCGCCGCCGAGACATACCTTCCGGTGGTGGAGCCGCAGCGCCTGCGCAAAGGCGCGACCCGCAAGGCCCGCGCGCCGCATCTGCCCGGCCTCGAAGCGCTTCAGGCCGAACTCGAACGCGCCCTCGGTCAGGTGACCCCCGGCGAGTCGGCGCAGCTCCGCGCGCTGCTCCTGGACAGGCTCGACCTTGCCCTCTCGCTCGCCTATGACTGGTTCCCGGCGCCGGGACAGGGAAAAGGCCAGGCCGCCGCGCCGCGCCCGGGGCCCGGCGGCGACGCCCGCCCGAGCGACTGGCGTGAGTGGGACTGGGATTAGGAGAACTGGGTCGGCGGGGACTGGGCCGGCGGGGACTGGGCTGGCGGGGACTGGGCCGGAGGTTTGGTTCGCTTCTGGACTGGACAGCCTGAGCGCGCAGGGGTTCTCACCCCCTCTCCAACCCCCTAGACTGGGGACGAGGGGCGCCGGGGTCATGGGGGGGAGCGCGACTTCGGACGCCGAATCGGGGTTCGCGGGGTCAATGGGCCGCGCGGGCCGGGACCAGCAGCGGTGGGCAATGAACTGGGCGGCAAACGCACCGCCGTATGCGGCAGGCGTGTCCAAGGAGGACTTCATGGCGACGGAAAGCACGCAGAGCAAATGGCTCGCAGCAGAAAAAAAGTACGACAGCGGCATCTACAGCAAGCACGATGTGGTGATGGTGCGCGGGCTCGGCGCGACGGTCTGGGACGAGAACGGGCGCTCCTACGTGGACTGCGTGGCGGGCTACGGCGTCGCCAACATCGGTCACAGCCACCCCGACGTGGTCAAGGCGATCAAGGATCAGGCCGACCGGCTGATCGTGATGCCCCAGACCCTGCCCAACGACAAGCGTGCCGAATTTCTGCAAGAACTCGTCGGTGTGCTGCCGCAGGGCCTCGACCGGGTCTTTCTGTGCAACTCAGGCACCGAGGCGATGGAGGCCGCCAAGAAGTTTGCGATCACCGCGACCGGGCGCACCCACTTCGTCTCGATGAAGCGCGGCTTCTCGGGCCGCACCCTGGGCGCCCTCGCCCTGACTTGGGAGCCGAAGTACCGCGAGCCCTTCGGCGACGCGGTGGACAACAAGAACGTCGATTTTGTGACCTATGGAAATCTCGAGGAGCTGCGTGCCGCCGTCACCGACCAGACCGCCGCCGTGATCCTTGAACCCGTCCAGGGCGAGGGCGGGGTGCGTCCCGCGAGCGCGGAATTTATCCAGGAGGCCCGGCGCCTGACCCGGGAGACCGGCGCCCTCCTGATCCTCGACGAGATCCAGACCGGCTTTTGCCGCACTGGCAAGATGTTCGCCTGCGAGCACTTCGGGGTGATTCCCGACGCGATGACCCTCGCCAAGGCGATGGCGGGGGGCATGCCGATCGGCGCGCTGGCGATGACGGCTGAGGTCGCCGACCGGATGCCGGCGGGCGGCCACGGCACCACCTTCGGCGGCAATCCGCTGGCGATGGCGGCGGGCGTCGCGGCGCTGCGCGCGATGAAGCGCGAGGGCATGGCCGAGCAGGCGCGCGAGAAAGGCGCCTACTTCATGGAGCGGCTGCGCGCGATCCAGTCTCCCAAGATCCGCGAGGTGCGCGGGCTCGGCCTGATGATCGGCGTTGAACTCAAGGAGAAGAGTGCGCCCTACATTCACGCGCTCGAACATGATGAGGGCGTGCTGACCCTCGCCGCTACGCCGCTCGTCGTGCGCTTCCTGCCCCCCGTCACCATTTCCAGGGAGCAGATCGACCAGGTGGTCACGGCCTTCGAGCGGGTGCTCAATACGGTTAACCCGCGCGAGGAGCGTCAGGCCGAGCTCGCTGCCCAGCAGCCTCTGACGAAGCAGACGAAGGAAGCCAAGCTGGACGAGGAGATGGGGCAGGCCGAGGTCAGCGAGGGTGAGGCGATCCAGACCGAGTAGGCCAGACTGAGGAAGTCCGCCCCCTTGTCTCTACAGGTGGGGCGGCCAAGCCATTTGGCCGACGACTCGCCTGAGGTCCAGGTGTAAGGTGGCGCGGTATGACTGTCGCTGTCACCTCTGAAACGTTCAAGTCACCGGGCCGCGAGATCGCGTCCATCGCGGTGCCCGTCAGCCTGGAGATGGTGATTCAGCTGCTGCTCACCTTTGTCAACCAGGTGATTGTGGGCTCTCTCGGCGCAGTGGCAGTCGCGGCGGTGGGGTTGGCGGGAAGCCTGAGCTTTCTCTTCTTCATCACCCTGGGGGCGCTGGGTTCGGGGACGAGCATCCTGGTGGCGCGGCGCTGGGGGGCGGGGGATCGGGCGGGCGTGGACCACGCGTTGAGCGTAACGGTAGCGCTCGGGACGGGGCTCGCGGCGCTCCTGACCGTGCCCACCGTGCTCGGGGCCTCCCCGCTGCTGCGGCTGGCGGGCGGCGCGGCCGACGTGACGGCGGCGGCCACTGGCTACCTGCAAGTCGTGATGCTCTCGCTGGTGCCGGGGCTGCTCGGCTGGGTGCTGAGCGGGGCGCTGCGCTCTCTCGGGCGTGCCCGCACACCGCTTGTCGCCACCGTGCTGACGGTGGTGCTCGAAGCGTTCCTCGCCTACGGCCTGGTGTTCGGCGTGGGTCCGTTGCCCCAACTCGGCCTGATCGGCGCGGCGTGGGCCGTGGCGCTTGCCAACACCTTCAAGGCGCTTTACCTCGCCTTTCAGGTCTACGGACCTCGCCGCCTCGCCGCCTTTCGCCTGCCGGGCCGCGCGGGCTGGAGCGCCGTCGCCGGGCCGCTGCTCGCCATCAGCGCGCCGCTGGCCTTCACCGAGTTCGCCTGGGGGCTCGGGGGATTTCTCTACAACGCCGTCTTCGCGCGCGTGGGCACGCAGGCGCTCGCCGCCGCCGGCATCGTGGGCAACCTCGAAGGCATCTTCGTGGTCGGCAGCTTCGGGCTGATGAGCGCGGCCACCGTCCTGATCGGGCGCTCGCTGGGCGCGGGCGACGGGGAAGCGGCGCGCACCTGGCTGCGGCGCATCACCCGGGTGGGGCTGGCCACCGGCCTCGGCTTCGGGCTGCTGTTTGCGTTCAGCAGCCTGATGGTGCCCACGCTGTTTCCCCGGGTCGGCGCCGAGGTGCATCAGATCGTGTTTGTGGGCATCCTGATCAATGCGCTGACCCAGGTCGTCAAGGTCCGCAACATGATCGTGGGCGGCGGCGTCCTGCCCGGCACCGGTGACGGGCGCGGCGTGATTCTCGGAGACGTGGTCGGGGCTTTCGTGGTGGGCCTGCCGCTCGCCATCGGGCTCGGCCTGTACTCGCCGCTGGGCGTCTGGGGCGTCTTTCTTGCCCGCAGCCTGGAGGAGGTCGCCAAGGTCCTGATCTTCGAGTGGCGGGCCCGGCGCCTGAACTGGGCCCGGCTCGCGGAGGAAGGGCGGGGCCGTGAGGTGGCGGCAGCCCACTGAAATAACCTGCGCTTCAAACGCGAAGAAAACCGCCCCCGAGAGGAGGCGGTTTTGTCTGAAGGTCAGGAAAGAACTTACTGCCCGGTGATCGCCCTCAGCGGATTGACCAGCCCATGCCCGAAGTTGTTGTCCTTGCCCGCCGCGCCGAGGTCCTTGGCGGTGGAGGTCAGCAGGCTCAGGAGCTGGGCATTGGTGAGGTTCGGCTTGGCGGCCCACACCACGGCGGCGGCGGCGCTGACGTGCGGGGTCGCCATCGAGGTGCCGTCGAGGTACTCGTAGTCCGCGCCCGTCACGCTGACCGTGCCGGTGGTGGGCAGCTTGCCCAGCAGCGCCTGCCCGTCGGCCTGGAGAATGCCGACGACGGGGACGCTGTAGCTGTTCGTCAGGCTCATGCCCAGCGGTCCGGCGGCGTTGTTGTACAGCATCACGGCCTTGGCGCCGCTGCCGACGGCGTTGGCGACCTTTTCCTCGAAGGCGCAGGTGCCGCGCGCGATCAAGGCGATATTGCCGGCGAGGGCTGCGTTGCGGGTGCTGGCGCCGCAGAACTCGTTGTTCGCGCCGCCCGCCGCGACGACGCTGCCGCTGAAGGAACCGCGGCCACTCTTGTCGGCAGCCGACACGTCGCCGAAGGTCACGCCGCCGCCGCTCGCGCTCGCCAGGGTGCCCTGACCGAGCGGCACCGAGCTCAGGACGCTCACGCCGGGGCCGACGAGGTCAACCTGGGTGCCGAAGTTCGAGAAGTCGGCCTTGGCTTCCGTGGAGTCGATGGCGCCGACGCCCACCACGTTGGTGTAGGCGGCGGGGTACGACACGGCGGCGCCGTCGTTGCCGGTGGCCGCCACGATCAGGGCCCCCTTGTTGTGGGCGGCGGTGTAGGCGCGCTGCTCGGTCTGGCTGGCGCGGCCCCCCCCCAGCGACAGGCTGACCACGACCTTGCTCTCGCTGCCGCCCTGCGATCTCAGCTGCGCGACGCACCAGTTCACACCGTTGATGATGCCGCTGGAGGCGCCTGAGCCGTCGTCGCTCAGCACGCGCGCCATGTAGAGGTTGACGCCGGGAGCCACGCCGCCCACTCCATTGGGATCCATGCCGCTGGGCCGCCCGCTCGCTCCCGTGCCCGCCCCGAACTGGGCGAACACGGTCCCAGCGACATGCGTGCCGTGGCCGTTGACGTCATTGAGCGCGTAGGCGTTGTCGCGGCCCGCTTCACCGGTGAAGTTCCTGAAGCCCCTCAGTTTGCGCCCGAACTCGGGGTGGTTGCCGTCAATGCCGGTGTCACCGATGCACACGGCCACGCCCGCGCCGGTGTAGCCACCCGCGCGCAGTTGCTCGACCTTCAGGGCGTTGTCGCCCCAGGTGGACTCGCCGCTCGCGGTGTAGGGCGGGGTGGTCAGGGCCTGGGCGCTCAGGCTCCCTTTGGCCGAGGGCGCAGGAGCCGCACCCTTGGTGCCCAGCGCGCGGCGCACGAGGTCCGGCTCGACATATTCGACCAGCGGATTGGCCTGAAGCTTTGCGAGCGCCTCCGGTGAGAGCCGCACTGCCGCCGCGCTGATCTCGGCCCACTGGCTCGTCATCACACCGCCGGCCGCGCTGATCGCCTGCGCCTGAAGCGTCGCCTGGGCTTCCAGGCCCTGGGCGCTCAGGCGGCCGCCTTCCCGGAAGCCCACCAGGTAGGCGCCGGCCACGGCTTCATCGGCGCTGGGCGCCGCCGCGCCCGGGGTCTGGGCCACCGGCTGGCTGGCGACAGGCTGATGAGCGGCGGGCGTGTGCTGGCCGCAGGCCGCCAGAGTCAGGGCTAGGGTGGCAGCGAACAGGGTCCGGGTGTGCGTCATGCAGGTTCCTCCGAGAAGACGGCCCCGCAGCGAGCAGGGGCCGAAGGGGTCGACTTC is a genomic window containing:
- a CDS encoding Gfo/Idh/MocA family protein; its protein translation is MPLKPDIEHPEPESKRVGYAIVGIGKLTAEELIPAARTSEHAYVAALVTSEEDKGEAFARAFDLTGEDVYTYGDFDRLAERDDVEAVYIVLPNSMHREYVERAARMGKHVLCEKPLGMNAQDAQAMVDACREAGVLLMTAYRCQYTPEHWAARDAVQSGQLGKVKLLDSIHAQVEDDPEAWRLKKDLAGGGPLPDVGIYSVNIVRFVLGQEPEWVFAALHQPQDDPRFREVEESVSAMLGFPGGVIANILTSYGAVKTTTLRVLGEKGSVLMDPAFPYQGLKLTLTDEKGELTPSFPSYDQFGLEFDHFAQCVRRGQTPWTPGEEGVADHIVMDAIYESARSGQRVKLQPPGKADAFRGTKPELPGE
- a CDS encoding GNAT family N-acetyltransferase is translated as MPDAPMPDLTLRERRDDDLPTLWRWTHAEPAPEWQRWDAPYFHAQSARAPLTLEEFVARARLPHPDSRIIALSGECIGQVTRWEEAPAGGGWWELGLLIYDPQDWGGGLGVEALRQWTTLTFAETDAHVLTLTTWSGNERMVRAAQRVGYRECARVPEARLWQGRRWDSVRLATLRREWGAVNERAASGKIGGKMPPAFPPEFHTGLHIRPAQTFDAAFAAPLIQAAIGPVGWALTGTRSDEDAAHVIAEFFPLRGQRLSFLHTLIAELGGQPVGLAVVYPGEFAHALDEPFRAHRRSLGLSPEVESEAQAGELYLDTLAVTPAARGQGVGAALLERAAARARDLGLPLTLLVEEGHPARRLYERSGFVPAGTREIAGQRYTRMERRE
- a CDS encoding GNAT family N-acetyltransferase: MPDLSTLPLAQRSLVLRDRRSADLPTLTRWLTDEAAEWRAWDAPYTPARQTSDTMRRYVAYLEGSLPDADEQVIEVGGVVVGMVNRSEEEPAGGGWWDLGILIYDPAYWGGGVGTRALALWVQDTFDWTNAHTLTVTTWGGNARMIRAAQKLGFQECARVREARVVGGERHDSVRLDLLRREWLSREERGP
- a CDS encoding aspartate aminotransferase family protein, producing MATESTQSKWLAAEKKYDSGIYSKHDVVMVRGLGATVWDENGRSYVDCVAGYGVANIGHSHPDVVKAIKDQADRLIVMPQTLPNDKRAEFLQELVGVLPQGLDRVFLCNSGTEAMEAAKKFAITATGRTHFVSMKRGFSGRTLGALALTWEPKYREPFGDAVDNKNVDFVTYGNLEELRAAVTDQTAAVILEPVQGEGGVRPASAEFIQEARRLTRETGALLILDEIQTGFCRTGKMFACEHFGVIPDAMTLAKAMAGGMPIGALAMTAEVADRMPAGGHGTTFGGNPLAMAAGVAALRAMKREGMAEQAREKGAYFMERLRAIQSPKIREVRGLGLMIGVELKEKSAPYIHALEHDEGVLTLAATPLVVRFLPPVTISREQIDQVVTAFERVLNTVNPREERQAELAAQQPLTKQTKEAKLDEEMGQAEVSEGEAIQTE
- a CDS encoding MATE family efflux transporter produces the protein MTVAVTSETFKSPGREIASIAVPVSLEMVIQLLLTFVNQVIVGSLGAVAVAAVGLAGSLSFLFFITLGALGSGTSILVARRWGAGDRAGVDHALSVTVALGTGLAALLTVPTVLGASPLLRLAGGAADVTAAATGYLQVVMLSLVPGLLGWVLSGALRSLGRARTPLVATVLTVVLEAFLAYGLVFGVGPLPQLGLIGAAWAVALANTFKALYLAFQVYGPRRLAAFRLPGRAGWSAVAGPLLAISAPLAFTEFAWGLGGFLYNAVFARVGTQALAAAGIVGNLEGIFVVGSFGLMSAATVLIGRSLGAGDGEAARTWLRRITRVGLATGLGFGLLFAFSSLMVPTLFPRVGAEVHQIVFVGILINALTQVVKVRNMIVGGGVLPGTGDGRGVILGDVVGAFVVGLPLAIGLGLYSPLGVWGVFLARSLEEVAKVLIFEWRARRLNWARLAEEGRGREVAAAH
- a CDS encoding S8 family serine peptidase, translating into MTHTRTLFAATLALTLAACGQHTPAAHQPVASQPVAQTPGAAAPSADEAVAGAYLVGFREGGRLSAQGLEAQATLQAQAISAAGGVMTSQWAEISAAAVRLSPEALAKLQANPLVEYVEPDLVRRALGTKGAAPAPSAKGSLSAQALTTPPYTASGESTWGDNALKVEQLRAGGYTGAGVAVCIGDTGIDGNHPEFGRKLRGFRNFTGEAGRDNAYALNDVNGHGTHVAGTVFAQFGAGTGASGRPSGMDPNGVGGVAPGVNLYMARVLSDDGSGASSGIINGVNWCVAQLRSQGGSESKVVVSLSLGGGRASQTEQRAYTAAHNKGALIVAATGNDGAAVSYPAAYTNVVGVGAIDSTEAKADFSNFGTQVDLVGPGVSVLSSVPLGQGTLASASGGGVTFGDVSAADKSGRGSFSGSVVAAGGANNEFCGASTRNAALAGNIALIARGTCAFEEKVANAVGSGAKAVMLYNNAAGPLGMSLTNSYSVPVVGILQADGQALLGKLPTTGTVSVTGADYEYLDGTSMATPHVSAAAAVVWAAKPNLTNAQLLSLLTSTAKDLGAAGKDNNFGHGLVNPLRAITGQ